Proteins encoded together in one Actinomycetes bacterium window:
- a CDS encoding DUF3298 and DUF4163 domain-containing protein, with protein sequence MGKRILTNAAALLAVLIVAASGCAGYSNIEPADTPAQIPETENKARGQEAETEPSSPEGSAAAQETSSDVMYFSDDADFIFVYPLDRTILSSSLYVTNPYAKLNLVVQVQKIENLTAGGKGGKLQQEQCLQENDQAYEPSLRTYEIDNIKIKEYMTLSRGNPCNIVFERHTVFYNQGCRVEIILSADKDSIISSMEEYFNYDNQDCGTNPVWDLEKQQDFYQNVVEGRASGPAQEWNDSFDLIIDSLKINDYGTDFSGNRLVVGHNIFKQDNQFPYQITAAYPELQTNGNNTKGLNDLIVKDNIDPMISDFEDMIEQTEDMETVNQSVGYMPSVDYSLFEYEDNFVSLLFYIYPYTGGAHGMQHFQAINYSFNHNSIIDLEHIFMADFNYLEFLSEYCFEDLKEKMQIGQQGLEPEIEWKKSGTAPTKENFSQVLITKEGPLVNFLPYQVTPYAAGDFTVTIPYRQFESHVDKQGIAGKIFTLSRQ encoded by the coding sequence ATGGGCAAAAGAATCTTAACCAATGCAGCTGCATTACTGGCAGTATTGATAGTAGCTGCTAGTGGCTGTGCCGGTTATAGTAATATTGAACCAGCTGATACGCCTGCACAAATACCAGAAACTGAAAATAAGGCCCGGGGCCAGGAGGCTGAAACCGAACCATCCTCGCCGGAGGGATCAGCTGCCGCGCAGGAAACTTCCAGTGATGTAATGTACTTTTCAGATGATGCAGATTTTATATTTGTTTACCCCCTGGACCGGACCATATTATCCTCCAGCCTCTATGTTACCAATCCTTATGCAAAGCTTAACCTGGTGGTGCAGGTACAGAAAATAGAAAATCTTACAGCTGGTGGTAAAGGGGGAAAGCTGCAACAGGAACAGTGCCTTCAGGAAAATGACCAGGCCTATGAGCCTTCCCTAAGAACTTATGAAATAGATAATATAAAGATAAAGGAATACATGACTTTGTCCAGGGGAAACCCCTGCAATATAGTCTTTGAAAGACATACTGTTTTTTACAATCAAGGCTGCCGGGTTGAAATTATTCTATCCGCAGACAAAGACAGCATTATCAGCTCTATGGAAGAATATTTTAATTATGATAACCAGGATTGCGGTACCAATCCTGTATGGGATCTGGAGAAACAACAGGATTTTTACCAGAATGTGGTAGAGGGCCGGGCCTCTGGACCCGCGCAGGAATGGAATGATTCTTTTGATTTAATAATAGATTCTTTAAAAATAAATGATTATGGTACAGATTTTTCCGGTAACCGCCTGGTTGTAGGACATAATATCTTTAAACAGGATAATCAGTTTCCCTACCAGATTACAGCAGCTTATCCTGAGCTGCAAACTAACGGTAATAATACTAAGGGATTAAATGACTTAATTGTAAAGGATAATATTGATCCTATGATATCTGATTTTGAAGATATGATTGAGCAAACTGAAGATATGGAAACCGTAAACCAGTCAGTAGGTTATATGCCGTCTGTTGACTACTCATTATTTGAATATGAAGATAATTTTGTTTCCCTCCTTTTCTATATATACCCCTATACCGGGGGTGCCCATGGAATGCAGCATTTTCAGGCCATAAATTACAGTTTCAACCATAATAGCATAATTGATTTGGAACATATTTTCATGGCTGATTTCAACTATCTTGAGTTTCTGTCAGAATATTGTTTTGAGGATTTGAAAGAGAAAATGCAGATTGGCCAACAGGGCTTGGAGCCGGAGATTGAATGGAAAAAAAGCGGAACTGCTCCTACCAAAGAAAATTTCTCCCAGGTTTTAATTACTAAAGAAGGGCCGCTGGTCAATTTTCTACCTTACCAGGTAACTCCCTATGCTGCAGGAGATTTTACTGTAACTATTCCTTACCGCCAGTTTGAATCACATGTTGACAAGCAGGGTATCGCCGGCAAAATATTTACTTTATCCCGCCAGTAA
- a CDS encoding AbrB/MazE/SpoVT family DNA-binding domain-containing protein, with the protein MKSKLIKIGNSWGIRINSHIIKECELGNEIVIKVADKKLIVEAVKEKRKGWESSFKKMQQASEDNLLISEGNDFDKDWEW; encoded by the coding sequence ATGAAGTCAAAATTAATTAAGATAGGCAATTCTTGGGGAATAAGAATAAACTCTCATATAATTAAGGAGTGCGAACTAGGCAATGAGATAGTAATAAAAGTAGCAGATAAAAAATTAATTGTTGAAGCTGTTAAGGAAAAAAGAAAAGGATGGGAATCTAGTTTTAAGAAAATGCAACAAGCAAGTGAAGACAATCTTCTAATTAGTGAAGGAAATGATTTTGATAAGGACTGGGAATGGTAA
- a CDS encoding transposase: protein MDNYNNNAKEKKFQDALVDEKDILRNIIQDFCQNLLEEEMEDHLGAKKYERTDVRQGHRNGKQLWILLMIWIILRY, encoded by the coding sequence ATGGACAATTACAACAATAATGCTAAAGAGAAAAAGTTTCAAGATGCACTGGTAGATGAGAAGGATATTTTAAGAAATATTATTCAAGACTTTTGCCAGAACCTACTGGAAGAAGAGATGGAAGACCACCTAGGCGCTAAAAAATATGAAAGGACTGACGTGCGGCAAGGACATAGAAATGGCAAACAGCTATGGATATTGCTAATGATATGGATCATTTTAAGATATTAA
- a CDS encoding type II toxin-antitoxin system PemK/MazF family toxin: MVIRQYDIFWVDLNTTKGHEIKKVRPCVILSPIEMNLNISTIIMIMYNFFCNLITGL, from the coding sequence ATGGTAATTCGCCAATACGATATTTTTTGGGTAGACCTCAATACAACCAAAGGCCATGAAATAAAAAAGGTTAGGCCTTGCGTTATTTTATCGCCTATTGAGATGAATTTAAATATTAGTACTATAATTATGATTATGTATAATTTTTTCTGTAATTTGATAACCGGTCTTTAA